A window of Thermomicrobiales bacterium contains these coding sequences:
- a CDS encoding RidA family protein: MNIEARIAELGLELPESPSPIANYVRYVQVGNLLYLSGTGPTRDGKPAYVGQVPTEVSVEDAYDAARIAALNLLGSAKEALGDLDRIKRVVKVLGMVNSAPGFGDQPKVINGFSDLMVEIFGDAGRHARSAVGMAGLPNNIPVEIEMIVEVE; the protein is encoded by the coding sequence GTGAATATCGAAGCGCGTATTGCTGAACTGGGCCTTGAGCTTCCAGAATCTCCATCACCCATCGCGAACTACGTGCGCTATGTGCAGGTTGGCAACCTGCTGTACCTCTCCGGCACTGGCCCAACCAGAGATGGCAAACCAGCCTACGTTGGGCAGGTTCCAACTGAAGTGTCGGTTGAGGATGCCTATGACGCCGCGCGGATTGCGGCGCTGAATCTGCTCGGGTCGGCGAAGGAGGCGCTGGGTGATCTGGATCGCATCAAGCGCGTTGTCAAAGTCCTGGGCATGGTGAATTCTGCACCGGGATTCGGCGATCAGCCCAAGGTGATCAACGGGTTCTCTGACCTGATGGTCGAGATTTTCGGCGACGCCGGGCGACATGCGCGCTCGGCAGTTGGCATGGCCGGACTGCCAAACAATATTCCGGTTGAGATTGAGATGATCGTCGAAGTCGAGTGA